The following proteins are co-located in the Ictalurus punctatus breed USDA103 chromosome 14, Coco_2.0, whole genome shotgun sequence genome:
- the hprt1l gene encoding hypoxanthine phosphoribosyltransferase 1, like — MASSYLEIDDEDEGYALCLFCIPRHYEEDLDSVLIPNGLIKDRTERMARDIVRDMAAQHIVALCVLKGGYTFFADLMDYIKTLNQNSDKSMPLTVDFIRLKSYSNDQSTNCVKVIGADELTGLSGKNVLVVEDIIETGKTMETLLTLLNECQPKMVKVASLLVKRTPRSSGYRPDYFGFEVPDKFLVGYALDYNEYFRDLNHICILSDQAKEKYKV; from the exons ATGGCCTCGTCTTATTTAGAG ATAGATGACGAGGACGAGGGGTATGCACTGTGCCTGTTTTGTATACCCAGACACTACGAAGAAGACTTGGACAGTGTTCTTATTCCCAATGGTCTCATAAAGGATAG GACCGAGCGTATGGCCAGAGATATTGTTCGTGATATGGCAGCACAACATATCGTGGCCCTGTGCGTGCTGAAAGGAGGGTATACATTCTTTGCAGACCTGATGGATTACATTAAGACACTGAATCAGAACAGTGACAAGTCTATGCCATTGACTGTGGATTTCATTAGGCTAAAGAGCTACTCC aatgACCAGTCGACAAACTGTGTAAAAGTTATTGGAGCGGACGAGTTAACTGGTCTCAGTGGAAAG AATGTGCTTGTGGTCGAG GATATTATAGAGACTGGGAAGACGATGGAAACTCTGCTGACGTTATTAAATGAATGTCAACCCAAAATGGTCAAAGTGGCCAG TCTACTTGTGAAAAGGACCCCAAGAAGCTCAGGATATCGTCCTGATT ACTTCGGTTTTGAGGTTCCTGATAAATTCCTGGTGGGATATGCTCTAGACTACAACGAATATTTCAGGGATTTGAAT cACATCTGTATACTAAGTGACCAGGCAAAAGAAAAGTATAAAGTATGA